The proteins below are encoded in one region of Tepidisphaeraceae bacterium:
- a CDS encoding Ku protein, which translates to MAAKASSARPVWTGSISFGLVTIPIKLFTAVREQRISFRSLHDQDQVPLKQKMVCPADGKEVHSEHIVKGYEIEKDRFVVIQQGDLEAVMPKASKAIEIQDFVELDDIDPLYFDRPYYVAPKPEGAKPYRLLLEAMQKSGKVGIATIVMHNKQYLAALRPLGDALCLETMHFDDEVVPESTVPDLHHKAKVDDRELKIAQQLIDSLTTEFKPDKYKDEYRQRVLELIEKKAKGQKVVNRPESTASPRKANDLIAALEASLAKTKSEVVSSARTPRRRKSA; encoded by the coding sequence ATGGCAGCAAAAGCATCATCCGCGCGTCCGGTTTGGACCGGTTCCATTAGCTTCGGGCTCGTCACGATCCCCATCAAGCTGTTTACGGCCGTGCGCGAGCAGCGCATCAGCTTCCGCAGCCTGCACGATCAGGACCAGGTGCCGCTAAAGCAGAAGATGGTGTGCCCGGCCGACGGGAAGGAGGTTCACTCCGAACATATCGTGAAGGGGTACGAAATCGAGAAGGACCGCTTCGTCGTAATCCAGCAGGGCGACCTGGAGGCCGTGATGCCCAAGGCGAGCAAGGCGATCGAGATTCAGGACTTTGTGGAGCTGGACGACATCGACCCGCTCTACTTTGATCGGCCATACTACGTCGCGCCCAAGCCCGAGGGGGCCAAGCCGTACCGATTGCTGCTGGAGGCGATGCAGAAGTCGGGCAAGGTGGGCATCGCGACCATCGTGATGCACAACAAGCAATACCTGGCCGCGTTGCGGCCGCTGGGCGACGCGCTTTGCCTGGAGACGATGCACTTCGACGATGAAGTAGTGCCGGAAAGCACGGTGCCAGATCTGCATCACAAGGCTAAAGTGGACGACCGCGAGCTGAAGATCGCGCAGCAGTTGATCGACTCGCTGACGACCGAGTTCAAGCCCGACAAGTACAAGGACGAGTACCGCCAGCGCGTGTTGGAACTGATCGAGAAGAAGGCCAAGGGCCAGAAGGTCGTCAACCGGCCCGAATCGACGGCGTCGCCGCGCAAGGCGAACGATTTGATCGCGGCGCTGGAGGCGAGCCTCGCGAAGACCAAGAGTGAGGTCGTGTCGAGCGCGCGCACACCTCGCCGAAGGAAGTCAGCGTGA